The following proteins are encoded in a genomic region of Lactiplantibacillus plantarum:
- a CDS encoding tetratricopeptide repeat protein: MAKTSRPSKAKQQALVHQLIGKIDAQPEDYHAYYELVVLLTAGQDFEQAEALAMKALGKFDHQQPAADYLRYALGNVYYQAQTYDKALPYYQQITDDQLKQDAYLMSAQALMAQHDYQHALVWAITAQEARPQQLDANLLVADILLALGNNQQASDYYQRAYKIDSQSGRAAFNLGLTAMVLGKPYATWFERAQKLDSQYFKSHQQQLTDIEKMLAAQADNQNH; the protein is encoded by the coding sequence ATGGCAAAAACATCACGTCCTAGCAAAGCTAAACAGCAAGCACTAGTCCATCAACTCATTGGCAAGATTGATGCACAGCCCGAGGACTACCATGCTTATTATGAACTAGTGGTATTATTAACGGCTGGTCAAGATTTTGAACAGGCAGAGGCGTTAGCAATGAAGGCGTTGGGAAAGTTTGACCACCAACAACCCGCAGCCGACTACCTGCGTTATGCGTTGGGAAATGTCTATTATCAAGCTCAAACTTATGACAAAGCGTTACCATATTATCAACAAATTACGGATGATCAACTAAAACAGGATGCTTATTTAATGAGTGCACAAGCTTTAATGGCCCAACACGATTACCAACATGCCCTGGTCTGGGCCATTACGGCTCAAGAGGCACGTCCACAACAACTTGACGCTAATTTGTTAGTAGCAGACATATTACTTGCATTAGGCAATAATCAGCAAGCATCGGATTACTATCAACGCGCATATAAGATTGATTCGCAATCTGGGCGAGCTGCTTTTAACCTTGGACTGACCGCAATGGTACTGGGAAAACCGTATGCCACCTGGTTTGAACGCGCGCAGAAATTGGACAGTCAATATTTTAAAAGTCATCAGCAACAGCTAACGGATATTGAAAAAATGTTAGCCGCACAAGCAGATAATCAAAATCACTAA
- a CDS encoding histidine phosphatase family protein, which yields MTKLLFVRHGKTEWNLEGRYQGSQGDSPLLPTSYQEIHELAAALQDIRFSHIYVSPLKRARDTAMTLRNDLTQSELPITVLSRLREFNLGKMEGMAFTDVEATYPAEFDAFRNHPDQYDPTAIQGESFQQLLKRMTPAIKQIVQANPRRDDNVLIVSHGAALNALVNSLLGATLATLRQRGGLSNTSTTILETRDRGQHFKLLDWNDTSYLSRRPDATDTI from the coding sequence TTGACAAAACTATTATTTGTTCGCCATGGGAAAACAGAGTGGAATCTTGAGGGGCGCTATCAAGGCTCTCAGGGAGATTCACCATTATTACCGACTAGTTATCAAGAAATTCATGAATTGGCAGCGGCGCTCCAGGATATTCGGTTTAGTCATATCTATGTCAGTCCGTTAAAACGGGCGCGTGATACAGCGATGACACTACGTAATGATTTGACACAATCAGAGTTACCCATAACGGTACTGAGTCGTTTACGGGAGTTCAATCTCGGTAAGATGGAAGGAATGGCCTTCACGGATGTTGAAGCTACGTATCCGGCCGAATTCGACGCGTTTCGAAATCATCCGGATCAGTATGACCCGACAGCGATTCAGGGGGAGAGCTTTCAACAACTGCTGAAGCGGATGACTCCCGCTATTAAGCAAATTGTTCAAGCAAATCCACGTCGCGATGACAATGTTTTGATCGTTAGTCATGGTGCAGCCTTGAATGCCTTAGTCAACTCATTACTGGGAGCGACACTGGCGACGTTACGGCAACGGGGTGGCTTGTCGAATACGTCAACAACAATTTTAGAGACGCGTGACCGTGGTCAACATTTTAAGCTATTAGATTGGAATGACACCTCATACCTATCACGGCGGCCCGATGCAACTGATACGATTTAA
- a CDS encoding WxL domain-containing protein, producing MRKLIKACGLMVISMLVGLGIVTSALAAKTAPQSPSSPPSSVLGLNLSGGFSQQPIDSNVIGGNSVTLSVRAQRSALEAATSLLSGRKYVWWESTDEGQTYQKIGTNSRTYTFNAPQVTKTTHLYFQVQYDFSGVGAFPDYWSKIAKVTVTPARVVTTGIKVTSDDAWLNNAQTTMVHAALTPEEATDPITWKSSDPSLAAVDEYGNVTAADAATDNSGKADDHGTVTITGTSNGLSDSVKILVGALQDVTVVEGTPATFTLPALPEGVTVSNWYRVKNGKATALNVTDTSYTVKVPTNADDDGTAYYASLSYPVNGKPQTVTTNAALLTVKSGGRLSLSAVPNFNFGTLNLQRLAQGTDLATDPTAVKANDGYDGNNDYRLAVVDDRTVGADWQLMASLSPFTAGNTTIKTARLMLKDSTGVLNQTIPTDGSTTSVYRQTGHQSQTFDVAPSSLQLPATPLATPGEYQSIITWTLAIVPAA from the coding sequence ATGAGAAAGTTGATCAAGGCTTGTGGCCTAATGGTGATAAGTATGCTGGTTGGTTTAGGTATCGTCACGAGTGCCTTAGCAGCCAAAACGGCGCCCCAATCGCCAAGCAGTCCACCGAGTTCCGTCTTAGGTTTGAATCTATCGGGCGGTTTTTCACAACAGCCAATCGATTCAAATGTGATTGGTGGCAACTCAGTAACGCTGTCGGTTCGGGCCCAGCGCAGTGCGCTTGAGGCGGCGACAAGTCTGTTGAGTGGTCGCAAGTACGTTTGGTGGGAATCGACGGATGAGGGGCAAACCTATCAGAAGATTGGCACTAATAGTCGAACCTATACTTTCAATGCGCCGCAAGTGACCAAAACAACGCATCTTTATTTTCAGGTCCAGTATGATTTCTCTGGTGTTGGGGCGTTTCCTGATTATTGGTCCAAAATCGCGAAAGTGACGGTCACGCCAGCCCGGGTGGTAACGACTGGCATCAAAGTGACGAGTGATGACGCGTGGCTCAATAATGCACAAACGACCATGGTACATGCAGCACTGACGCCAGAGGAAGCAACGGATCCAATTACTTGGAAGAGTAGTGACCCGTCACTTGCGGCAGTTGATGAATATGGGAATGTGACCGCAGCGGATGCCGCCACGGATAATTCCGGAAAAGCGGATGATCACGGAACTGTCACGATTACCGGAACCTCTAATGGTCTGAGTGATAGCGTCAAAATTTTGGTTGGAGCGTTACAAGATGTGACGGTCGTAGAAGGGACGCCGGCAACATTTACATTACCAGCATTGCCCGAGGGGGTGACTGTTAGCAATTGGTATCGTGTCAAGAATGGTAAGGCTACAGCCCTCAATGTCACGGATACGAGTTATACGGTCAAGGTACCGACCAATGCGGATGATGATGGAACGGCCTACTATGCGAGTCTAAGCTATCCGGTCAATGGCAAGCCACAGACGGTGACGACCAACGCCGCTTTGCTAACAGTTAAGAGTGGTGGGCGGTTATCATTGAGTGCCGTTCCTAATTTTAATTTTGGAACGTTAAACCTGCAGCGACTTGCACAAGGCACTGACTTGGCGACAGACCCGACGGCCGTAAAAGCTAATGACGGTTATGACGGTAATAATGACTATCGGTTGGCCGTGGTTGATGACCGGACTGTTGGGGCTGACTGGCAGTTAATGGCGAGTCTGAGTCCCTTTACTGCTGGAAATACAACAATCAAGACGGCTCGGTTAATGCTCAAAGACTCGACGGGAGTGCTCAATCAAACGATACCAACGGATGGTTCGACAACCAGCGTTTACCGGCAAACTGGTCATCAGAGTCAAACTTTTGATGTGGCACCTAGTTCATTACAGTTACCAGCAACACCATTGGCAACGCCTGGTGAGTATCAAAGCATTATTACTTGGACCTTGGCGATTGTGCCCGCTGCATAA
- a CDS encoding DUF916 and DUF3324 domain-containing protein produces MRWKQIGQWWLLVLALLLGGLLGSLPGQAASNTPASGFILTPLLPKDQLDKQAGYFNMKVTPGTTSTFRVSVSNPGKSAITLQVTPVNATTSDAGSVAYVPSKRHDPSATTTFTDMTSSGVVVKLAAHQAKTVAFKTTIPKSGFQGEVLGGLFVTNPTANAARPTTSQGFMLKNRYAEVTAVALWCQPQVTIPVKLVLDEVKVTPTNGQPVLFAKLRNLTPTLFGQLKIQARVIQRTTGKTVATQQLKSGSMAPNSWFNYQVALGTQNLAAGKYRLKLHLTSGQRVWDFTRDFTLTAERAQQHNHHLVGPRQVNWWLWGAVALVILLALLMAAYWFGQRRSRKE; encoded by the coding sequence ATGCGATGGAAACAAATCGGTCAGTGGTGGTTATTAGTGTTGGCATTGCTACTAGGCGGGCTTTTAGGGTCATTACCTGGTCAAGCGGCATCTAACACACCCGCATCGGGTTTTATTCTGACACCCCTACTGCCCAAGGATCAACTAGATAAGCAGGCGGGTTACTTTAATATGAAGGTCACGCCGGGAACGACGTCAACGTTCAGAGTCTCCGTCAGCAATCCTGGTAAATCAGCAATTACGTTGCAGGTAACACCGGTCAACGCAACGACCTCAGATGCAGGCAGCGTCGCGTACGTGCCGTCTAAGCGGCATGACCCATCTGCCACGACGACGTTTACTGACATGACGTCAAGTGGCGTCGTAGTTAAGTTAGCGGCTCATCAAGCGAAAACGGTGGCTTTTAAGACCACGATTCCCAAGTCTGGGTTCCAAGGGGAGGTGTTAGGTGGCCTCTTTGTCACCAATCCAACCGCCAATGCGGCCCGGCCAACGACGAGTCAAGGTTTTATGTTGAAGAATCGCTATGCAGAGGTTACAGCGGTGGCGCTTTGGTGTCAGCCGCAAGTGACGATTCCAGTTAAGTTAGTCCTCGATGAAGTCAAAGTGACGCCCACCAATGGGCAACCAGTACTCTTTGCCAAACTCCGTAATCTGACGCCGACACTTTTTGGACAACTCAAAATTCAAGCACGCGTTATTCAACGCACGACGGGAAAAACCGTTGCCACGCAGCAACTTAAATCAGGATCAATGGCACCGAATAGCTGGTTTAACTATCAAGTCGCGTTGGGCACGCAAAACTTAGCCGCAGGGAAGTACCGACTAAAATTGCATCTAACGAGCGGCCAGCGTGTCTGGGATTTCACCCGTGACTTTACCTTGACTGCAGAACGGGCGCAACAACATAATCATCATCTGGTTGGACCGCGTCAGGTCAACTGGTGGCTGTGGGGTGCAGTGGCACTAGTCATTCTCTTAGCACTTCTAATGGCGGCGTACTGGTTTGGCCAGCGGCGTTCGCGTAAGGAGTGA
- a CDS encoding WxL domain-containing protein, whose protein sequence is MRTFKLMTGLSGGATLLSLALMPLAVLAAGPGTASNNLTTVSSGYVADSTGNAEALSNAQFTVMPGELTLDAVPNIALSSTNVKNIASAATTLNATSSNTSGGSGYDGNGSGNLNVSDFRGNHAGWTLTVGMGPFSSGAAKVDSATLNLNMTKGNADNANTAAPTALSLNQSEVTNGWVASPQTLWNAAADSGEGSNTATTATSSSLQVGKQSNISAGTYTATLYWTLQNAPAAAAATPKAAS, encoded by the coding sequence ATGCGAACTTTTAAATTAATGACCGGGTTGAGTGGTGGCGCAACTTTACTATCACTTGCGCTAATGCCCCTAGCGGTGTTAGCGGCCGGACCCGGAACAGCAAGCAACAATTTGACGACAGTTTCGTCTGGTTATGTTGCGGATAGCACGGGTAATGCGGAAGCGTTATCGAATGCACAATTTACGGTTATGCCCGGTGAATTAACGTTGGATGCTGTGCCAAATATCGCGTTAAGTTCGACCAACGTTAAGAATATTGCATCTGCTGCCACAACGTTAAATGCAACAAGTAGCAATACGTCGGGAGGCAGTGGCTATGATGGCAATGGTAGTGGCAATTTAAACGTTAGCGACTTTCGGGGAAATCATGCTGGCTGGACGTTGACAGTTGGGATGGGACCGTTTAGTTCGGGAGCGGCTAAAGTTGACTCGGCCACATTGAATTTGAATATGACCAAGGGTAACGCTGACAATGCTAATACTGCCGCGCCGACCGCATTGAGTTTGAATCAGAGCGAAGTGACAAACGGATGGGTCGCGAGCCCACAAACGTTATGGAATGCTGCTGCAGATAGTGGTGAAGGTTCAAATACAGCGACGACTGCCACGAGCAGTTCATTGCAAGTCGGTAAGCAGTCCAATATTTCTGCTGGAACTTACACAGCAACGCTTTACTGGACGCTTCAAAATGCACCAGCAGCTGCTGCAGCAACACCAAAAGCAGCTTCATAG